ttatttaattatagtgaGCTTATTTATGTTtacctttttcattttattcttttttttgttttatggcGACGAATATAACATCGTAAgatacattaaaatatttggccGTTGCCAAATcctttaataatttcatagtgaataagattaaaaaaaatataatgatttttgcaaattattatataagtcGACCAAGAACCACATAAACGTGGGGCTCGGATTCAAGACCTTTTTTGTTCGTGAAGAGTCTTGGAGCCTCaatcatttcatttaattcagCCCATCTTATGAATGAGttcatatcaaaattaaattgcataTACTCATCAAATTCAGGtcgaaaatcaaattttttcagCTAAATTCACTTAGACCTAAACATAGTCTATAACATCATCAGCTTGTGCATTCAGTCATTCAGATATCAATAGCTGATAAACTACattagtaatttcaattaaaatacatattcacataaaaataaataaaaaaacaaaaaagcactacaaaattaaatttataattcattaaaaagCTCAATTTTACCATTTATAGGAAGCTCCCACATTGAAGCTTCTTGTCCCAATTACGAAAGTGGTGGGGATGGCACAGAAGAAGagcaaataataaaaaaatatataaataggatGTGAATGTTGTCAACCTATCCACAGTACTGGATTTGGACAGactgatatttttatttttattttaattaaagaaggCCTGTGATGAGATGTTCAATAATTGATactgtatatattattattattattacattatctctttgaatttcttgtcAAACTTACCAAAAACTAGAAAATAATACTTTGGTTATTCTCCAATAAAGATGCTTGTTTgtggatattattatattatattatagtaTATAGTTATAAGTGATGTAATTTTGTTAGATGACTTCACAAATTATTCCATAGGTATGAGCAATTATTGCTGCCAAAGCAAAAAATCTTgggaattttcaaaatatgctTTACTAACTAATCATATTTTCTTGCCAAAATCATAAGATGGGTCCTCCTGCAATTGTTGAAATAAATCGATGATGTCTTGATTTAGTGGTTAAGAttgtgattttataaataaatttaagattatGAATTCGTATTTTATCAAATGTATGGgtattcatttcattttatgtggatttattgtaatttattttataattatttgatatattaattgaactGATGTATTACTCAAATTGAGATGGTGTTGTAATCATGGAAtgattacttttattttataaaaatagaattgcTGAAATAGGACTTTTGTTGTTGATTGCGatagttatataaatattcctttactttgattatattataaaagaactGATTGAGTTGAAATGTTTTCTGGCGTTCTTTGCACACTCGATCccttgtttttcaatttttttaaaaacaaattgcaagttttattaaagttctatgaaattattttttgtatttattggaTTTAGGATAggtggaaaaaaaaagattaaattaaaaaatataatataattattcataaaaggaaggaaaaagaaaagaattgattTAACtagagaaatataaaatataactaaagaAAATTCACCATACTTTTCAGGTGTCATGTAATTATCCCCAGCTAATAATTGTGCACACATCAGTGCAGGATGGATCGATCATTAAGATAATTTTCTTCCTAATTTTCCCATTCAGGGGGGTTGCAGGTTGGAGGAAGACAGAAAGAAATGTTGCCATTTATGAACTGCTGATGATGAACTTTTATACCAAGAAAGACTGAACAAACAGTTGGTTGAATCCATCACTTACATTCGACGCTCGtttgatatgataaaattgaggaaaaaataaattatggcgTCCATTCGTACATGTGAATACATGTGACCAAAAATGTTAGTAGTTGACTGACAAAGACAATATGTAGTTGGGGAGACGATACCGAATTGGAGAAATCAAAGAGAGAGCTTTGCTTCCAGGGACGCCGTTGAGAGTATCTCAAGCTGAAGTGCTAATCAGCTGTTTCTGTGTGGTTGCGGGTTGAGTTGGTTGAGGCTGCAATCATAGAATTTTGAAAGTTAAACTATTGCCCACAAAATGTGGAGTTGATATAAGGATGGTGACAACATACCAGCAGACATCGGAGAGTGCAGTGTATAAAGCAGTACTAGGTGTAAGGAAAGTCGtagcaaagaaaaagaagaggtgTAGATCCAAGAAGAGTTTTGGATTTATTCGTTGATTCTCTCATTTTAGTGCATGTTTAGAGGGGTCTTTTTAGTATCCTTAAATCTTTTCTTGTCAAAGATGCAACatagaagagaaaaatgaTCAACATGGTCACGAATTAATTTTGTCATCAACACCATGATTTTAGGACCGTCTGTAACAAACATCTAAGTTTCATGTGATCTTATTACATGCATATAAGGTCACACGAATGATGGTGAGTGGTGCTCCCATAGGTGAGTAAAGAATAGCCAAGTTTGAGAACAGTCATCTCATATCATAATCAAAGAAGAGTTCCTTACCGCTGCGAGCTCTTCTTCGTGTTTTGGAATAAAAGCTGTATCCACCTTTCCATTTTTGAAGTCCTACGCATAAGCAAGACACAAGTTTAAGTTCTTGAAGATGAATACAAGTTTAAAACAATGGCGTACCAATTTCCGTAAACTGTAACAACCTACCTCAATATCAAGAATAAGCTTATGGTAATCAATTGTTGTAGGAACCCCTAGCcacaaagaaaattgattttagaaCAGATAGGGCCACTAAAGAGACAGGTATTGGATTATACCATGCAAAAATTTAACAGAAATGAGCATCAAGATTGAGGACTTTCAGTTAAAATCTCTTGAGGAGACAAACTCGcctagtaaaaaattaatagagaCCCAGAATTtaatcacaaaagaaaaaatatgcttTACAATTAAGAGTCCCGGTCTGAGATGGAACGTAGTAAATTATCCCCTAGCTTGAGTATAGATGAGATACAGACAAGAacagagaaaataaatagatagaaTCCTTTTGACAGATTGTAATGAATAATTTGAGCAACCAACGGGGtgtattttcacaaaattgaagTCGAAGATGCAGAGTACAATGAGCAAAAATACTGTTAATGACACTGACACAACTTGGCTCATTCCGTTCCTTACTTCTGAATGTTACTGATGCCATGAACCTGACCATAAGACCATTACATAATGAAAGCCACAAATTATTACCAGTGATGATGGTATCATTAAGAGCCCTCTTCATGCGTTCGATTGCCCTTTCTCTGGTTGGACCCCAGACAATAagctaaaattgaaatattgcaaCATATTAGGACTCAgaaaggtaaaattttcaatttaataaataaaagaaggaaATAAGAGTACATCAAGCATAACATTATGCTAACACATTAACATAACAGGTAGGAATTGAACAGTTAATAGTTCAATGAAGTTTCTTGTTGGCTGTAGCaaatattgaagaagaaaCTTACATATTTAACAATGACAGAAATCtggaacatatattaatttcccTAACATACTATAACATGGAATGGAATCTAATAATTCCTTAGAGATATAACTGTAACATTCTTTCTGAGATTGAAAAGAGCACGATGTGGACGATTGTCAACTACCAAGAAGATGTTAATTGCTTCCACCATGTCtaatatacacacatacatatataaatatatatccaaaAGCAAAAATCATCGTCATAAATGGCAAAACAAGcaacaatatataattgcaTCAGAGTTCAATACAAGTTTTAATTGCATTAGAGGACAGTAACTTCAATTTGATGCCGCCGCGTGTACTGCTCATACTTCTAATTACTAATATACCATCCAAACTATAGATGCATCGTTATATGCAGGGATGGCAATTAGGGTAGGTAGACCAAGGCCCGCCCCAAACTCAACCCACCCAGTCTAACTTTCGGGTTCAGGGACAGGTTCTAACTTTTTGGACCAGATTGGGTTCGAGGGTGGGTCTCAGGTCTAATCGACAACCTACcctgaataatatttataaatatactatttatttaatttttacttttatttaatacatatatctgtaaaataaattgtatcttggatataataatagtttattagATACTTATAAACAATAATCTTAACTTTTtaacatcaatatatttattaattgaagtaaaaagaaaatttgattagGTTTTGCATGTTAGACTCGCTGCATCTGGAGTCAGGGCAGCCACTTTGGAGTGGATGGGGCGGGTCTCGGACAAACAAAAAGTATGCAATGGCAGGTCTCAGATTCAGCCAGACCCACTCTAAACCTGTCCAATTGCCATCCCTATACATAATCCTTCAAAATGGATATAGAGTACCTAGAAGGGGTAATGGGTTCATTTAGATAATCCTAGTCGAAGTCGAGTTCGATGCTatccatttatatattattttttcagataTTTCCACACATTAGAGAATTTCAATAAGTTTTCCTTCCATTGGGAAAGCTCAAATGCGAATGAATTCCTTGACTTGCATTACAGAAAGATTATTGAAAATCGAGGGTAATAAAATATGCTTAGAAGCAAATGTcaagtaaatattaatgtgtaattatctaattatctCCATCTTATTTCCATTAATGCCAAATGAAGTAGAAAGGTTCTAAGCATTTCTATCGCAATACTAGAGTGTAAATTCACAACAAACAAAATGGGCAAACCTTTCCAAGCAGGGAATCGTAGCTAGGTGGAACCACATAATCTGGATAAACATGGCTATCCATTCGCACAAATGGACCTCCAGCAGGCAGGTACGCAGTTATCCTTCCTGTTCACGTCAACAgaacagaaattaaaatggaaGATAACAACCACCAAATGAAGTGCTGCGGCCTAGCGCACAAGATCACTTATTGATCCATGTTTGTACATGATTTTCTCATTCCCTTTTGTTGCAATAGGTACCAATTTGGAATTTAAAGAACTTCAATTTGAAGGATTGATTCAATTGTAGCAGAAAAGAATTCCACAGCACACACAGAATTCAAAAGCATACCTGGTCCAGGTCTGAAGTTTTTGAAAGCATCTTCTGCATTGATACGGCATTCAATTGAATGACCTCTCAGTACAATATCTTCCTATAGATAAGAAAATGTTCATACCAATTACAGAATGCAGTTTAGAGCAAAAGTATTAGAAGACCATGATAAATATACCCGTGAttgttaagaaaaatatataaatacctgTGTGTAGCGAAGTTTCTCTCCCCTAGCCACACGAATCTGTTCCTCAATTAGGTCAACCGATGATATCATTTCTGTAACTGGATGCTCCACCTATCAcatgataaaagaaaatggtaattatatatatcaaggaTGAAGCTCAGATAAGTATTTACTCCAGTAGATTGTCTGAGCTTCTCTCTTTTCACCTGGATCCTAGTGTTCATCTCCATAAAGTAAAATGATCCTCTTTCATCCAAAAGGAATTCGATTGTACCAACACCTATGTAACCTATGGATGCTGCCGCTGCTACTGCTGCATCACCCATGGCTTTCCGCAACTCTGGTGTTAATGCGGGAGAAGGTGCTTCTTCTAGCAACTTCTGGTTTCTCCTCTGCAAACAAGCATTTTGAATGAATCATCACCTACCACTCAGGCTTACACCAAGAAGCATACTTTCATAAAATGACAACTAGCTGAACAAGCTCAATTATTGCATTTTGTGATGTCTACCTGAATACTACAATCACGTTCCCCAAAGTGCACAACATTACCATATTTGTCAGCCAAAACCTGTATAAGTGACATAAGGTACAGGTGTCAAAGTCATAAATTCAGAAATATGCATGCCAAAGTGAAGCATTAACATAAATGCAAGCAACCAGACGCTCCTAAATTTCAGCAAAGGGCAGCAGATTGATATGCGCTAAGGTATAGTTTATCCTCTTGTGGTTAGTCTGTCCAGAAGTTAAATAATATCTAACAATTTGGGTCATTTCTCAGGCTCCCCGGTCCAGTTTAGTTGAGATACTTTCGTATAACATTGATCTATTTAGATCTCTTCAGAGTCAGTTGAACAAATTTTAAACTGAATTTTGTTAACATCATATGAAGtacaattgaatttgaaaCTTGGTAACAAAATAAGCTTATTTACTACCTGAAATTCAATATGCCTTGGATTCTGGATAAACTTCTCTAGGTAAACTCCATCATTACCAAATGCAGCTGCAGCCTCAGTTTTAGCTTGCTGTCccccaaaaagaaataaaacataagCCATCACTTCATCAGAATTAACATCATGAAATGGAAATAgaagaataaattttagaagCAACAGTATGGACTATTTAACTCAAACTATAGCAGGTATGAACAACATCAGAACTTCAATGACAGGTTATGTACAGTATATGCATCTGGAGAATATGAACTTTCAGGCTTGACATAAATGTTgaatttatgatttgaaaatcaGTACAGCAAGCAAAGCAATGTATTGGATAATTAATTCCCCTTCAGCGACCATGTGGCACTAGACAGAGGTAGATCAAAAAAAACCATGCTTCAAGTAGAACCATGCTAGATAAAGCCGCTTCCAATAAATCAGAACAGTAAAACTTCACATGATTGCTTTACGACTTGCATAAGGAAGAGATCTGACAATAGACCGCATGTTGACAGGTGATACTCGTGATATTCTCGCAAACCAAAAGAATCTTAACCACAAGagtttgtaaatatttgtggaaaggttgcaacatttaagaggtgaatgattagttcatGTCAGTCAATTAAAGACACAATGGACAGATTACTTGATGAGGAAATTCAGGGAAACATGGAATACCTGCAACAACTTCACAAACTCATCAGGTTCTTTAGCAAGGCGCATTCCACGTCCTCCTCCACCAGCTGTTGCCTTCAAGAGGATAAAGTAGATGTAAGCCAAAGCAACTACGTCTACGATGTTTCCAGTAGAAAGACTAATCTGTGTATCACAACTTGTTTGTTGCAATTCCATGTCACAAATAACTTTACCGAATGTacttctaaataaaatttgggaGTAGAAAAAGTACTTGAGATTAATAGGGCATGAGGTTGAAAGGAGATTCTAGaggaattgtataaaaagcATTCATTATCTGGGCAATACATCAACATAAAATAGGAGAGATTTTCGCACCACTCACTTTAGTGATGGATTAGGATACCTCATCATTTCTTACTAAACGGGCTTCTAGGCTTAGTAGAGAATACTTCAAACAGACACTTgtattatatacttatataagtATGTCCATTCAAAAGAATATCAGTATTTGTTATACTTGGCATATGATGCATATTTGAGTAGATATATACCTATGGCAAAAGAATATGAACCTCAAACATGCATCATATGctatatataacaagaaaCTGAAACAGTAATGCCTCCCGATGATGAATAATTTGCTGCATCACATAATGTGGAGGCATATGCTGAAAGCCTCATTAAGGTAGATAATGATATCTTACAATGTGGATCATGCACCATCCTAGTGACTACATGCAAAGATATTTTACAAGTAACTGATTAGTAGGTAAAACAAATACTGAACCAGCAAATGCCACAATATGCCAACCTAAACTGACACAGAAAGCAACTCttcttatattaaaaattgccTAAGGCATCTAAATATAATTCCACGTACtgcactatttttttatgcagCAATCTTATTTAATCTTCACATGGAATATTTGATACTTGATAAGCAGGATATGTCCTAAATTTACCTTGATCATGACAGGATAACCAATCTCATCCGCAAGTCTCACTGCTTCTTCAGTACTCTGCAAT
The window above is part of the Sesamum indicum cultivar Zhongzhi No. 13 linkage group LG2, S_indicum_v1.0, whole genome shotgun sequence genome. Proteins encoded here:
- the LOC105156122 gene encoding biotin carboxylase 2, chloroplastic, whose product is MDSATMNFCSKSVCSPPGLFMGRTTGIRSSQCSFMAGSRVNFPRQRVQASRVGHKSGKRGGALAATCRDDKILVANRGEIAVRVIRTAHEMGIPCVAVYSTIDKDALHVKLADESVCIGEAPSNQSYLVIPNVLSAAISRGCTMLHPGYGFLSENAVFVEMCREHGINFIGPNPESIRIMGDKSTARDTMKNAGVPTVPGSDGLLKSTEEAVRLADEIGYPVMIKATAGGGGRGMRLAKEPDEFVKLLQQAKTEAAAAFGNDGVYLEKFIQNPRHIEFQVLADKYGNVVHFGERDCSIQRRNQKLLEEAPSPALTPELRKAMGDAAVAAAASIGYIGVGTIEFLLDERGSFYFMEMNTRIQVEHPVTEMISSVDLIEEQIRVARGEKLRYTQEDIVLRGHSIECRINAEDAFKNFRPGPGRITAYLPAGGPFVRMDSHVYPDYVVPPSYDSLLGKLIVWGPTRERAIERMKRALNDTIITGVPTTIDYHKLILDIEDFKNGKVDTAFIPKHEEELAAPQPTQPATTQKQLISTSA